The proteins below come from a single Rosa rugosa chromosome 2, drRosRugo1.1, whole genome shotgun sequence genomic window:
- the LOC133729387 gene encoding probable LRR receptor-like serine/threonine-protein kinase RFK1 isoform X2 encodes MVAVNHVLCFIIALICFKLLGLAESKVPQEEVDALQEIMTKMGAVYWKFNDDTCRIEVVGLTEAPPKGSERRINCECHFKNNTECHVVNLMIKGYSLPGLLPPELIKLPYLQEIDFAYNYLSGTIPQEWASMKLTYLSVFVNHLSGEIPKELGNMRTLTYLSLAANQFSGTLPSELGYLVNLQYLVLSSNRLTGNLPDTFAGLKNLKDIRLSDNNFNGTIPDWVQNWKQLNILEMHSSGLAGPIPSNISVLTNLHDLRISDMDGPNQEFPLLRNMTGVVRLILRNCNIFGEIPTYIWSMKNLEMLDLSFNKLAGELSSTAGITESLKFVFLTGNLLGGTVPDSLLRDGNSVDVSYNNFTLQGPESPPCQEHKNLSLNLFRSSSKENDLRSVLPCSKNFHCPRYSNCMHVNCGGNDITVKEENNSKVMYEGDGGVEGGSAKYFRNDKSMWGFSSTGDFMDVYDWRNTRYSMSVAALGLSELYTTARISPISLSYFYYCLENGVYTVTLHFAEIKITNVGTHSLGRRFFDIYVQERLVWKDFNIVNEAGMAQKRVVKQLSNVSVTSNVLEIRFYWAGKGTMRIPEGGDYGPLISAISVVSDFKPCGGSGTSKLVYTITGVGVGALFLILFILAVLWWKGFFQGKRGIKRGRDIQTGNFCLKEIKAASDDFDSANKIGEGGFGPVFKGQLPNGSLIAIKQLSSNSKQGNREFLNEMGMISCLQHPNLVILHGCCIEGDQLLLVYEYMENNSLARALYGPEKHQLKLDWPTRLKICIGIARGLAFLHEESRLKIVHRDIKATNVLLDRDLNAKISDFGLAKLDEDDKSHISTRIAGTLGYMAPEYALWGHLTYKADVYSFGVVALEIVSGKSNNSYVPNDSYLCLLDFAWHLLQTGNLKELVDERLGNEVIDKEAELIIKIGMLCTNASPTLRPTMSEVVSMLEGRTAVPNMTLEASSYTKDLRFNALRDLQRQRKRQSLSESQPQNLPTTKTFCSSSTSRYDLRVRTA; translated from the exons ATGGTGGCTGTTAACCACGTTCTTTGCTTCATTATTGCATTGATCTGCTTCAAGCTACTGGGACTTGCTGAATCTAAGGTCCCTCAAGAGGAAG TTGATGCTCTTCAAGAAATTATGACCAAAATGGGGGCAGTGTATTGGAAGTTTAATGATGATACTTGCCGGATTGAAGTGGTTGGTCTAACAGAGGCACCACCAAAGGGATCTGAGCGCAGAATTAATTGTGAATGCCACTTCAAGAACAACACTGAATGTCATGTCGTAAATTT AATGATCAAAGGTTATAGTTTACCTGGTTTGCTTCCACCTGAACTAATCAAGCTGCCTTACCTCCAGGAAAT TGATTTTGCTTACAACTATCTCAGTGGTACAATACCACAGGAATGGGCTTCAATGAAATTGACTTATCT ATCTGTTTTTGTTAATCATCTATCCGGGGAAATTCCGAAGGAGTTGGGAAATATGAGAACTCTCACATACTT GAGCCTTGCAGCTAACCAATTTTCTGGCACTCTTCCTTCTGAGCTTGGTTATCTGGTCAATTTGCAATATTT GGTGCTTTCCTCTAATCGACTGACTGGAAACTTGCCAGATACATTTGCTGGGCTAAAAAATCTAAAAGATAT CCGTTTAAGTGACAACAACTTTAATGGAACAATCCCGGACTGGGTGCAGAATTGGAAACAACTCAACATACT GGAAATGCATTCAAGTGGACTGGCCGGACCCATTCCATCAAATATTTCTGTTTTGACCAACTTGCATGACTT GAGGATTAGTGACATGGATGGGCCAAATCAGGAATTTCCTTTGCTGAGAAATATGACTGGAGTAGTAAGATT GATTTTGAGGAACTGTAACATTTTCGGAGAGATCCCCACATATATCTGGTCCATGAAGAATCTGGAAATGTT GGATCTCAGTTTCAACAAGTTAGCAGGTGAACTTTCATCCACTGCAGGCATTACTGAGAGCCTGAAATTTGT CTTTCTAACTGGAAACCTGCTAGGTGGAACTGTGCCGGATTCACTCTTGCGTGATGGAAATAGTGT TGATGTGTCGTACAATAACTTCACACTGCAAGGCCCTGAGAGCCCTCCTTGTCAAGAACATAA GAATCTAAGTCTAAACTTGTTTCGAAGCTCCTCAAAGGAGAATGACTT AAGGAGTGTTCTTCCATGCTCAAAGAATTTTCACTGCCCACGAT ATTCAAACTGTATGCATGTCAATTGTGGTGGAAATGACATAACTGTCAAGGAAGAGAATAACTCAAAGGTCATGTATGAAGGCGATGGTGGAGTTGAAGGTGGTAGTGCAAAATATTTTAGAAATGACAAAAGTATGTGGGGATTCAGTAGCACTGGTGACTTCATGGATGTCTATGATTGGCGAAACACACGTTACTCTATGTCCGTGGCAGCTTTGGGTCTCTCCGAGTTATATACAACAGCACGCATATCACCAATTTCACTTAGTTATTTCTACTATTGTTTAGAAAATGGGGTATACACTGTTACTCTCCACTTTGCGGAGATTAAGATCACGAATGTCGGTACACATAGTCTTGGGAGGCGGttttttgatatttatgttCAG GAGAGATTGGTTTGGAAGGATTTCAATATTGTGAATGAGGCAGGTATGGCTCAGAAAAGAGTAGTTAAACAATTATCTAATGTCAGTGTGACAAGTAATGTTTTAGAGATCCGATTCTACTGGGCTGGAAAAGGGACAATGAGGATTCCTGAGGGAGGAGATTACGGTCCCCTTATATCAGCTATTTCTGTGGTTTCTG ATTTTAAACCTTGTGGAGGCTCTGGAACTTCGAAACTTGTTTATACTATTACGGGTGTTGGTGTTGGAGCACTTTTCCTAATTCTCTTCATACTGGCGGTCCTTTGGTGGAAAGGATTCTTTCAAGGCAAAAGGGGGATTAAAAGAG GAAGAGATATCCAGACAGGGAATTTTTGTTTGAAAGAAATAAAAGCAGCCAGTGATGACTTTGATTCAGCAAACAAGATTGGAGAAGGTGGTTTTGGTCCTGTGTTCAAG GGTCAGTTACCAAATGGTTCTTTGATAGCAATTAAGCAGCTGTCATCTAATTCAAAGCAAGGAAATCGTGAGTTCTTAAATGAGATGGGAATGATATCTTGTCTGCAACACCCGAATCTAGTGATACTGCATGGATGTTGTATTGAAGGGGATCAGTTATTGCTGGTGTACGAGTACATGGAAAACAATAGTCTTGCGCGTGCATTATATG GTCCAGAGAAGCATCAGCTAAAACTGGACTGGCCAACAAGGCTTAAGATCTGTATTGGAATAGCTAGAGGTCTAGCTTTTCTCCATGAAGAATCAAGACTCAAGATTGTCCACCGAGACATAAAAGCTACGAATGTGCTGCTGGATAGGGATTTGAACGCTAAAATATCTGACTTTGGATTGGCTAAGCTTGATGAAGATGACAAATCACACATCAGCACTAGAATTGCTGGAACCCT AGGATATATGGCGCCAGAATATGCGCTATGGGGTCACTTAACCTACAAGGCAGATGTTTACAGTTTCGGAGTTGTTGCCTTGGAAATTGTTAGCGGGAAGAGCAACAACAGCTATGTGCCAAATGACAGTTATCTCTGTCTCCTAGACTTT GCTTGGCACTTGCTACAGACTGGAAACTTGAAGGAGCTGGTTGATGAGAGGTTGGGGAATGAAGTCATTGATAAAGAAGCAGAACTTATTATTAAAATTGGTATGTTATGTACAAATGCATCTCCAACGCTTAGGCCTACGATGTCTGAGGTGGTGAGCATGCTTGAAGGACGAACAGCAGTGCCGAACATGACCCTGGAAGCAAGTTCCTATACCAAAGATTTGAGGTTCAACGCCTTGAGGGACCTCCAACGTCAAAGGAAAAGGCAAAGTTTAAGTGAAAGCCAGCCTCAGAATTTGCCAACCACTAAAACATTTTGCTCTTCCTCTACTTCAAGGTATGACTTGAGAGTTAGAACAGCTTAA
- the LOC133729387 gene encoding probable LRR receptor-like serine/threonine-protein kinase RFK1 isoform X1, with translation MVAVNHVLCFIIALICFKLLGLAESKVPQEEVDALQEIMTKMGAVYWKFNDDTCRIEVVGLTEAPPKGSERRINCECHFKNNTECHVVNLMIKGYSLPGLLPPELIKLPYLQEISDFAYNYLSGTIPQEWASMKLTYLSVFVNHLSGEIPKELGNMRTLTYLSLAANQFSGTLPSELGYLVNLQYLVLSSNRLTGNLPDTFAGLKNLKDIRLSDNNFNGTIPDWVQNWKQLNILEMHSSGLAGPIPSNISVLTNLHDLRISDMDGPNQEFPLLRNMTGVVRLILRNCNIFGEIPTYIWSMKNLEMLDLSFNKLAGELSSTAGITESLKFVFLTGNLLGGTVPDSLLRDGNSVDVSYNNFTLQGPESPPCQEHKNLSLNLFRSSSKENDLRSVLPCSKNFHCPRYSNCMHVNCGGNDITVKEENNSKVMYEGDGGVEGGSAKYFRNDKSMWGFSSTGDFMDVYDWRNTRYSMSVAALGLSELYTTARISPISLSYFYYCLENGVYTVTLHFAEIKITNVGTHSLGRRFFDIYVQERLVWKDFNIVNEAGMAQKRVVKQLSNVSVTSNVLEIRFYWAGKGTMRIPEGGDYGPLISAISVVSDFKPCGGSGTSKLVYTITGVGVGALFLILFILAVLWWKGFFQGKRGIKRGRDIQTGNFCLKEIKAASDDFDSANKIGEGGFGPVFKGQLPNGSLIAIKQLSSNSKQGNREFLNEMGMISCLQHPNLVILHGCCIEGDQLLLVYEYMENNSLARALYGPEKHQLKLDWPTRLKICIGIARGLAFLHEESRLKIVHRDIKATNVLLDRDLNAKISDFGLAKLDEDDKSHISTRIAGTLGYMAPEYALWGHLTYKADVYSFGVVALEIVSGKSNNSYVPNDSYLCLLDFAWHLLQTGNLKELVDERLGNEVIDKEAELIIKIGMLCTNASPTLRPTMSEVVSMLEGRTAVPNMTLEASSYTKDLRFNALRDLQRQRKRQSLSESQPQNLPTTKTFCSSSTSRYDLRVRTA, from the exons ATGGTGGCTGTTAACCACGTTCTTTGCTTCATTATTGCATTGATCTGCTTCAAGCTACTGGGACTTGCTGAATCTAAGGTCCCTCAAGAGGAAG TTGATGCTCTTCAAGAAATTATGACCAAAATGGGGGCAGTGTATTGGAAGTTTAATGATGATACTTGCCGGATTGAAGTGGTTGGTCTAACAGAGGCACCACCAAAGGGATCTGAGCGCAGAATTAATTGTGAATGCCACTTCAAGAACAACACTGAATGTCATGTCGTAAATTT AATGATCAAAGGTTATAGTTTACCTGGTTTGCTTCCACCTGAACTAATCAAGCTGCCTTACCTCCAGGAAAT CAGTGATTTTGCTTACAACTATCTCAGTGGTACAATACCACAGGAATGGGCTTCAATGAAATTGACTTATCT ATCTGTTTTTGTTAATCATCTATCCGGGGAAATTCCGAAGGAGTTGGGAAATATGAGAACTCTCACATACTT GAGCCTTGCAGCTAACCAATTTTCTGGCACTCTTCCTTCTGAGCTTGGTTATCTGGTCAATTTGCAATATTT GGTGCTTTCCTCTAATCGACTGACTGGAAACTTGCCAGATACATTTGCTGGGCTAAAAAATCTAAAAGATAT CCGTTTAAGTGACAACAACTTTAATGGAACAATCCCGGACTGGGTGCAGAATTGGAAACAACTCAACATACT GGAAATGCATTCAAGTGGACTGGCCGGACCCATTCCATCAAATATTTCTGTTTTGACCAACTTGCATGACTT GAGGATTAGTGACATGGATGGGCCAAATCAGGAATTTCCTTTGCTGAGAAATATGACTGGAGTAGTAAGATT GATTTTGAGGAACTGTAACATTTTCGGAGAGATCCCCACATATATCTGGTCCATGAAGAATCTGGAAATGTT GGATCTCAGTTTCAACAAGTTAGCAGGTGAACTTTCATCCACTGCAGGCATTACTGAGAGCCTGAAATTTGT CTTTCTAACTGGAAACCTGCTAGGTGGAACTGTGCCGGATTCACTCTTGCGTGATGGAAATAGTGT TGATGTGTCGTACAATAACTTCACACTGCAAGGCCCTGAGAGCCCTCCTTGTCAAGAACATAA GAATCTAAGTCTAAACTTGTTTCGAAGCTCCTCAAAGGAGAATGACTT AAGGAGTGTTCTTCCATGCTCAAAGAATTTTCACTGCCCACGAT ATTCAAACTGTATGCATGTCAATTGTGGTGGAAATGACATAACTGTCAAGGAAGAGAATAACTCAAAGGTCATGTATGAAGGCGATGGTGGAGTTGAAGGTGGTAGTGCAAAATATTTTAGAAATGACAAAAGTATGTGGGGATTCAGTAGCACTGGTGACTTCATGGATGTCTATGATTGGCGAAACACACGTTACTCTATGTCCGTGGCAGCTTTGGGTCTCTCCGAGTTATATACAACAGCACGCATATCACCAATTTCACTTAGTTATTTCTACTATTGTTTAGAAAATGGGGTATACACTGTTACTCTCCACTTTGCGGAGATTAAGATCACGAATGTCGGTACACATAGTCTTGGGAGGCGGttttttgatatttatgttCAG GAGAGATTGGTTTGGAAGGATTTCAATATTGTGAATGAGGCAGGTATGGCTCAGAAAAGAGTAGTTAAACAATTATCTAATGTCAGTGTGACAAGTAATGTTTTAGAGATCCGATTCTACTGGGCTGGAAAAGGGACAATGAGGATTCCTGAGGGAGGAGATTACGGTCCCCTTATATCAGCTATTTCTGTGGTTTCTG ATTTTAAACCTTGTGGAGGCTCTGGAACTTCGAAACTTGTTTATACTATTACGGGTGTTGGTGTTGGAGCACTTTTCCTAATTCTCTTCATACTGGCGGTCCTTTGGTGGAAAGGATTCTTTCAAGGCAAAAGGGGGATTAAAAGAG GAAGAGATATCCAGACAGGGAATTTTTGTTTGAAAGAAATAAAAGCAGCCAGTGATGACTTTGATTCAGCAAACAAGATTGGAGAAGGTGGTTTTGGTCCTGTGTTCAAG GGTCAGTTACCAAATGGTTCTTTGATAGCAATTAAGCAGCTGTCATCTAATTCAAAGCAAGGAAATCGTGAGTTCTTAAATGAGATGGGAATGATATCTTGTCTGCAACACCCGAATCTAGTGATACTGCATGGATGTTGTATTGAAGGGGATCAGTTATTGCTGGTGTACGAGTACATGGAAAACAATAGTCTTGCGCGTGCATTATATG GTCCAGAGAAGCATCAGCTAAAACTGGACTGGCCAACAAGGCTTAAGATCTGTATTGGAATAGCTAGAGGTCTAGCTTTTCTCCATGAAGAATCAAGACTCAAGATTGTCCACCGAGACATAAAAGCTACGAATGTGCTGCTGGATAGGGATTTGAACGCTAAAATATCTGACTTTGGATTGGCTAAGCTTGATGAAGATGACAAATCACACATCAGCACTAGAATTGCTGGAACCCT AGGATATATGGCGCCAGAATATGCGCTATGGGGTCACTTAACCTACAAGGCAGATGTTTACAGTTTCGGAGTTGTTGCCTTGGAAATTGTTAGCGGGAAGAGCAACAACAGCTATGTGCCAAATGACAGTTATCTCTGTCTCCTAGACTTT GCTTGGCACTTGCTACAGACTGGAAACTTGAAGGAGCTGGTTGATGAGAGGTTGGGGAATGAAGTCATTGATAAAGAAGCAGAACTTATTATTAAAATTGGTATGTTATGTACAAATGCATCTCCAACGCTTAGGCCTACGATGTCTGAGGTGGTGAGCATGCTTGAAGGACGAACAGCAGTGCCGAACATGACCCTGGAAGCAAGTTCCTATACCAAAGATTTGAGGTTCAACGCCTTGAGGGACCTCCAACGTCAAAGGAAAAGGCAAAGTTTAAGTGAAAGCCAGCCTCAGAATTTGCCAACCACTAAAACATTTTGCTCTTCCTCTACTTCAAGGTATGACTTGAGAGTTAGAACAGCTTAA